One window of the Rhipicephalus sanguineus isolate Rsan-2018 chromosome 4, BIME_Rsan_1.4, whole genome shotgun sequence genome contains the following:
- the LOC119390822 gene encoding nascent polypeptide-associated complex subunit alpha, muscle-specific form isoform X3 — protein MDWTARYVLALSALIFLPLLEAYCPRLAPDVISGKIIPCRYLCIRINFFELPSIILSTERDGVLCSTLLLRRRGVCKNGGCIPFDAEEYKGAFGKAFSAIDKIASGVFKKIAPTPGEPSGPIVDTRLYTGGSNTATGPVVSVGITTPSPSAAGPMAGPPPTATGLPFLPKAKTEPTSKSSEAGKTPSIYPNLRPSAETAGIGAVSLGGSTPVTAAFTRPGGKSASQASPTPTAPPSPGASPGLGSNNAPGSPSFPIGASPSGPSSVPLSPSSSTAKSAEGSAGAATGGVSGPGGEASRGPSANSEPTSLASMYGLSS, from the exons ATGGATTGGACGGCAAGATATGTCCTGGCGTTATCAG CGCTGATCTTCCTACCACTGCTCGAAGCCTACTGCCCCCGTCTGGCGCCTGACGTCATA AGTGGGAAGATTATTCCGTGCCGCTATTTATGCATCAGGATCAACTTCTTCGAGTTGCCCTCAATCATCCTTTCAACAGAGCGGGATGGAGTCCTTTGTTCG ACACTCCTCCTACGCAGGCGCGGAGTCTGCAAAAACGGCGGCTGCATCCCTTTCGATGCCGAAGAATACAAGGGGGCTTTCGGCAAAGCATTCTCAGCCATCGACAAGATCGCCTCAGGAGTTTTCAAGAAGATAGCTCCCACACCGGGTGAACCTTCCGGACCGATCGTGGACACACGTTTGTACACCGGAGGCTCGAACACCGCGACTGGTCCAGTAGTTTCGGTTGGCATCACCACGCCTAGTCCATCGGCAGCAGGGCCCATGGCGGGTCCCCCGCCTACCGCTACTGGCCTGCCGTTCCTGCCCAAGGCCAAGACCGAGCCCACGAGCAAATCCTCCGAAGCTGGCAAAACTCCTTCGATTTATCCAAATCTGAGGCCCAGCGCGGAAACGGctggcatcggtgccgtctcTTTAGGTGGAAGTACGCCAGTAACCGCAGCATTTACGAGACCAGGAGGCAAAAGCGCAAGCCAGGCTTCACCGACACCGACAGCACCGCCATCCCCAGGGGCTTCGCCGGGATTAGGGTCAAACAACGCGCCGGGATCACCAAGTTTTCCCATCGGTGCAAGCCCATCAGGGCCATCCAGTGTTCCATTAAGTCCGAGTTCATCCACAGCGAAAAGCGCAGAGGGGAGCGCGGGAGCAGCGACAGGAGGAGTGTCTGGACCAGGAGGTGAAGCATCGCGAGGGCCAAGCGCGAATTCAGAACCTACTTCGCTGGCCAGCATGTACGGTTTATCGTCTTAA